The Argopecten irradians isolate NY chromosome 6, Ai_NY, whole genome shotgun sequence genome has a window encoding:
- the LOC138325776 gene encoding E3 ubiquitin-protein ligase RNF170-like translates to MAGYMRKANLVEGVGDELIFTLSAFLGILVPLCIYVLKRRNTVEQYQIHPDNEDNVRTARERIYGNPVPNGDTGTNQNQSNSTRYRARETQTNLSCPICLGDLEYSVDTNCGHFFCGNCIIAYWQHGSWLGAVACPVCRQQVTLLLVAFTAEENNNDSQEKQNILREINSYNRRFSGQPRSIGEHLRDLPTLMRHFVGEFFSVGGLIWMFRLRVLVCFGAALLYFISPLDIIPEAMFGIFGLLDDLFILLLLAIYISIIYRQVVQNRAGAH, encoded by the exons ATGGCGGGTTACATGCGAAAAGCAAATCTGGTAGAAGGTGTTGGAGATGAACTGATCTTTACTTTAAGTGCCTTTCTGGGAATACTAGTGccattgtgtatatatgttttaaaacgaAG GAACACAGTAGAACAGTATCAAATCCATCCAGACAATGAAGACAATGTAAGGACAGCGCGAGAGAGAATCTATGGAAACCCAGTACCAAACGGTGACACGGGGACTAACCAGAATCAGTCCAACAGTACTAGATACCGGGCTagagaaacacaaacaaacctCAGTTGTCCCATCTGTCTCGGTGATCTGGAGTACAGCGTGGATACAAACTGTGGACATTTTTTCTGTG GTAATTGTATCATAGCCTATTGGCAGCATGGAAGCTGGCTAGGAGCAGTGGCCTGCCCAGTATGTAGACAACAA gTTACACTTCTCCTTGTGGCCTTTACCGCAGAGGAAAACAATAATGATagtcaagaaaaacaaaatatattgcgTGAAATCAACAGCTACAATCGACGCTTTTCTGGTCAACCAAGATCT ATTGGAGAACACCTGCGAGACCTCCCAACACTGATGAGACATTTTGTGGGAGAGTTTTTCTCCGTCGGGGGACTGATCTGGATGTTTCGTCTCCGTGTTCTTGTTTGTTTTGGTGCAGCTCTTCTGTACTTCATATCCCCATTGGATATTATACCCGAAGCCATGTTTGGAATATTTGGACTTTTAgatgatttgtttattttacttttactagCAATTTATATAAGTATTATTTACAGACAAGTTGTTCAGAATCGAGCTGGTGCCCACTGA
- the LOC138325777 gene encoding asparagine synthetase [glutamine-hydrolyzing]-like isoform X2, producing MQPMRVLHYPNVWLMYNGEIYNYRQLQKQFDFHYTTQCDGEAIIHLYNRGGIEFAARHLDGVFAFCLFDTEKRKVYLGRDTFGVKPLYHVIKEDGSLSVCSEVKGEDVKTNIRTLLRSAVDKRLMSERRIGCLLSGGVDSSLVTSLVVDLAKERKLPYRIQTFSIGMEGSPDLASARKVANHLGTEHHEVIVTPQEAIDVIDDVIYHLETYDIITIRGSIGMYLLCEYVKEHTDTTVILSGEGADEVAQGYIYFKEAPSAEDSDKESRRLCKDISMFYVQRVDRMSSAFGLEIRVPFLDHTFTNYYLSLDPALRAPKKGIEKYLLRSAFEDMDIIPREVLWRQKEGFSDGLTSPTKSWYQMIQDFVEEEINDLAVQDYFINPPLTKESLYYRRIFEGFFSGQGHLIPYFWMPKWSKSSDPSARTLDSYKH from the exons ATGCAGCCGATGAGAGTGTTACACTACCCGAACGTATGGCTTATGTACAACGGAGAAATTTACAATTATAGACAG TTGCAGAAGCAGTTTGACTTCCATTATACAACCCAATGTGACGGGGAGGCTATTATCCACCTGTACAACCGTGGTGGGATAGAATTCGCGGCCAGACATTTGGATGGAGTGTTCGCCTTCTGTCTGTTTGATACAGAGAAGAGGAAGGTGTACCTCGGCAGGGATACGTTTGGAGTGAAACCTCTCTATCATGTGATAAAGGAGGATGGATCTTTATCAGTCTGCTCGGAAGTCAAGG GTGAAGACGTCAAGACAAACATCAGAACTCTGTTACGGAGTGCTGTAGATAAGAGACTAATGTCGGAACGTCGGATCGGATGTCTACTCTCTG GTGGTGTCGACTCTAGCTTGGTGACCTCGCTGGTGGTGGATTTGGCGAAGGAGCGGAAGTTGCCGTACCGGATTCAGACGTTCTCTATCGGTATGGAAGGAAGCCCCGATCTTGCGTCTGCAAGAAAG GTGGCCAATCATCTTGGGACCGAGCATCACGAGGTTATTGTTACACCTCAGGAAGCCATTGACGTTATCGACGACGTCATCTATCATCTGGAGACCTATGACATCATTACCATTCGTGGGTCAATTG GTATGTACCTGTTATGTGAATACGTGAAGGAACATACCGACACCACTGTTATACTGTCAGGAGAGGGAGCAGACGAGGTTGCTCAGGGCTACATCTACTTTAAGGAAGCACCTTCTGCAGAGGATAGTGACAAAGAAAGCAGACGACTGTGTAAAGACATCAGTATGTTCTACGTCCAAAGGGTTGATCGGATGTCGTCTGCGTTTGG ATTGGAGATCCGAGTGCCGTTTCTTGATCACACATTTACAAATTACTACCTCTCTCTCGACCCAGCTTTAAGAGCGCCAAAGAAAGGCATTGAAAAGTATTTACTTCGGTCCGCGTTTGAAGACATGGATATCATACCGAGGGAGGTTCTATGGCGACAAAAAGAAGGTTTCAGTGATGGTTTGACTTCACCGACGAAATCCTGGTATCAGATGATACAGGACTTTGTGGAAGAAGAG ATCAACGACTTGGCTGTACAGGACTACTTCATCAACCCTCCGTTAACTAAGGAATCTCTGTATTACAGACGGATATTTGAAGGGTTCTTCTCCGGACAGGGTCATCTCATACCGTATTTCTGGATGCCCAAATGGTCTAAGTCATCTGACCCTTCGGCCAGAACATTAGATAGTTACAAACATTGA
- the LOC138325777 gene encoding asparagine synthetase [glutamine-hydrolyzing]-like isoform X1 yields MQPMRVLHYPNVWLMYNGEIYNYRQLQKQFDFHYTTQCDGEAIIHLYNRGGIEFAARHLDGVFAFCLFDTEKRKVYLGRDTFGVKPLYHVIKEDGSLSVCSEVKGLMDTVGDQLIYRIQRVLPGHVQIYSLDIQYRASLECCESFHYVGANPVYNITTTIGEDVKTNIRTLLRSAVDKRLMSERRIGCLLSGGVDSSLVTSLVVDLAKERKLPYRIQTFSIGMEGSPDLASARKVANHLGTEHHEVIVTPQEAIDVIDDVIYHLETYDIITIRGSIGMYLLCEYVKEHTDTTVILSGEGADEVAQGYIYFKEAPSAEDSDKESRRLCKDISMFYVQRVDRMSSAFGLEIRVPFLDHTFTNYYLSLDPALRAPKKGIEKYLLRSAFEDMDIIPREVLWRQKEGFSDGLTSPTKSWYQMIQDFVEEEINDLAVQDYFINPPLTKESLYYRRIFEGFFSGQGHLIPYFWMPKWSKSSDPSARTLDSYKH; encoded by the exons ATGCAGCCGATGAGAGTGTTACACTACCCGAACGTATGGCTTATGTACAACGGAGAAATTTACAATTATAGACAG TTGCAGAAGCAGTTTGACTTCCATTATACAACCCAATGTGACGGGGAGGCTATTATCCACCTGTACAACCGTGGTGGGATAGAATTCGCGGCCAGACATTTGGATGGAGTGTTCGCCTTCTGTCTGTTTGATACAGAGAAGAGGAAGGTGTACCTCGGCAGGGATACGTTTGGAGTGAAACCTCTCTATCATGTGATAAAGGAGGATGGATCTTTATCAGTCTGCTCGGAAGTCAAGG GATTAATGGACACCGTGGGCGATCAGTTAATATATAGGATACAACGCGTGTTACCTGGACACGTACAAATATACAGCCTTGATATCCAATATCGCGCTTCCCTAGAATGTTGTGAAAGTTTTCATTACGTAGGCGCCAATCCTGTATATAACATCACCACAACAATAG GTGAAGACGTCAAGACAAACATCAGAACTCTGTTACGGAGTGCTGTAGATAAGAGACTAATGTCGGAACGTCGGATCGGATGTCTACTCTCTG GTGGTGTCGACTCTAGCTTGGTGACCTCGCTGGTGGTGGATTTGGCGAAGGAGCGGAAGTTGCCGTACCGGATTCAGACGTTCTCTATCGGTATGGAAGGAAGCCCCGATCTTGCGTCTGCAAGAAAG GTGGCCAATCATCTTGGGACCGAGCATCACGAGGTTATTGTTACACCTCAGGAAGCCATTGACGTTATCGACGACGTCATCTATCATCTGGAGACCTATGACATCATTACCATTCGTGGGTCAATTG GTATGTACCTGTTATGTGAATACGTGAAGGAACATACCGACACCACTGTTATACTGTCAGGAGAGGGAGCAGACGAGGTTGCTCAGGGCTACATCTACTTTAAGGAAGCACCTTCTGCAGAGGATAGTGACAAAGAAAGCAGACGACTGTGTAAAGACATCAGTATGTTCTACGTCCAAAGGGTTGATCGGATGTCGTCTGCGTTTGG ATTGGAGATCCGAGTGCCGTTTCTTGATCACACATTTACAAATTACTACCTCTCTCTCGACCCAGCTTTAAGAGCGCCAAAGAAAGGCATTGAAAAGTATTTACTTCGGTCCGCGTTTGAAGACATGGATATCATACCGAGGGAGGTTCTATGGCGACAAAAAGAAGGTTTCAGTGATGGTTTGACTTCACCGACGAAATCCTGGTATCAGATGATACAGGACTTTGTGGAAGAAGAG ATCAACGACTTGGCTGTACAGGACTACTTCATCAACCCTCCGTTAACTAAGGAATCTCTGTATTACAGACGGATATTTGAAGGGTTCTTCTCCGGACAGGGTCATCTCATACCGTATTTCTGGATGCCCAAATGGTCTAAGTCATCTGACCCTTCGGCCAGAACATTAGATAGTTACAAACATTGA